Proteins encoded by one window of Chryseobacterium foetidum:
- a CDS encoding cupin domain-containing protein: MKKLPQIIPAIIISFLFQQNVNAQKVENKKEPINYTIENCVNEFDLSKAKKTNSGYQYWFADKKFTEENTLKMSIVEAGKSTHAPHRHPEEEFFYILEGKAAFYLNGKTVEVGPNTSLYCPPNSEHGISNAGDKDLKYLVIKKDLK, encoded by the coding sequence ATGAAAAAATTACCCCAAATTATACCGGCCATTATTATCAGTTTTCTGTTTCAGCAGAATGTAAATGCCCAAAAAGTTGAAAATAAGAAAGAACCCATCAATTACACGATAGAAAACTGTGTGAACGAGTTTGATCTGTCGAAAGCGAAAAAAACAAATTCCGGTTATCAGTATTGGTTTGCTGACAAAAAATTCACGGAGGAAAACACGCTGAAGATGAGCATTGTGGAAGCTGGAAAATCCACTCACGCGCCACACCGACATCCTGAGGAGGAATTTTTTTATATTCTCGAAGGTAAGGCTGCATTTTATCTCAACGGAAAAACTGTGGAAGTAGGCCCAAACACGAGTTTATATTGTCCGCCAAATTCAGAGCATGGAATTAGTAATGCGGGGGATAAGGATTTGAAGTATCTGGTAATTAAAAAGGATTTGAAGTAA
- a CDS encoding DUF4861 domain-containing protein, whose amino-acid sequence MFRQKIVKLGLSCAIVCIAADFMNAQTSVQVKNTQDFARNEVVSVSVKQLKAFLGKNKAEDLRIKDAQKQYLPIQWIDNDGDGKNDELLFQAKLDAKKTNSYTIVADSNTPIPESKLTTYSRLVPERVDDYTWENDKIAFRVYGPKGQAEALAKVKGSTLSSGVDIWFKRTEKSVINEWYKGYLTDPMYYHKDTRGEGYDPYHVGDSRGTGGIGIWKDEKLQVSQNFVTSKTIAEGPLRTVFELTYAPWSEFGVKETKRISLDLGSNFSKFESTFETEKQVPNYTVGITLHKNEGESKLNDKVGYYLHWEKIDDAFVGEGIVVDPKIVQKSMAHKSETPDQSNLLVVTKPQKKLTYYAGFAWQKSGQIQTQKDWENLLQKQAKIVANPLIITLK is encoded by the coding sequence ATGTTCAGACAAAAAATAGTAAAACTGGGTTTAAGTTGTGCAATCGTTTGCATTGCTGCGGATTTTATGAATGCACAGACTTCAGTTCAGGTTAAAAATACTCAGGATTTTGCAAGAAATGAAGTCGTTTCTGTCTCAGTAAAGCAGTTGAAAGCATTTTTAGGGAAAAATAAAGCGGAAGATTTAAGAATAAAAGACGCCCAAAAGCAGTATCTGCCGATTCAGTGGATCGATAATGACGGCGACGGGAAAAATGATGAACTTCTTTTTCAGGCGAAACTGGATGCTAAAAAAACAAATTCTTACACCATTGTTGCTGATTCAAATACACCGATTCCGGAGAGTAAATTAACCACTTATTCAAGATTGGTTCCTGAAAGAGTAGACGATTACACTTGGGAAAACGATAAAATTGCGTTCAGGGTGTATGGTCCGAAAGGTCAGGCTGAAGCGTTGGCAAAAGTGAAAGGAAGCACACTTTCCAGCGGTGTCGATATTTGGTTTAAAAGAACTGAAAAATCGGTTATCAACGAATGGTACAAAGGTTATCTGACGGATCCGATGTATTACCACAAAGACACGAGAGGTGAAGGTTATGATCCTTATCACGTCGGAGACAGCCGCGGAACAGGAGGAATTGGAATCTGGAAGGATGAAAAACTGCAGGTTTCCCAAAACTTTGTGACTTCGAAAACGATTGCTGAAGGACCGTTGAGAACCGTTTTCGAACTGACGTATGCACCGTGGAGCGAATTTGGAGTAAAAGAAACGAAAAGAATTTCTCTTGATTTAGGTTCTAATTTCTCTAAGTTTGAATCTACTTTTGAAACTGAAAAACAAGTTCCAAATTACACGGTCGGGATTACTTTACATAAAAATGAAGGTGAAAGCAAGCTGAATGATAAAGTAGGATATTATCTGCACTGGGAAAAAATCGATGATGCTTTTGTAGGCGAGGGAATTGTTGTAGATCCTAAAATTGTTCAGAAATCTATGGCTCACAAATCTGAAACTCCGGACCAGAGTAATTTGCTGGTTGTAACGAAACCTCAGAAAAAACTGACTTATTACGCAGGGTTTGCATGGCAGAAAAGCGGACAGATTCAGACCCAGAAAGACTGGGAAAATCTGCTGCAGAAACAGGCGAAAATTGTTGCCAATCCGCTTATTATTACTCTTAAATAA